In the Methanosphaera stadtmanae DSM 3091 genome, TTATTTGGACATTCAGCAAATGCTACATATTGGGGAAATTCAAGTATGGGAAATAGTGATGGATACATATCACTACCATTAACATTCATAACATCCTTTGGTTTACCATTCCCATTGTTTTATGGTATCCTTGTTACAAAAAAAGACATAATAGATTATTTCTTACCAGGAATATTTGGAATTGGATTCGACTTTGGATATCTTGCATTAGCTGCTGTAATTATTTGGATTTTAGTAGTTATAATCATAGGACTTGTTATATTAAATAAATATAAATTACAACGTGAACGTGGAAGTAAACGATATATAGGAAGAGAAGCACTTTTAATAGGATCATTATCAGCATTTATTGCTCAAACAATTCTTGGATTGTTTATTATCACAAGGACAATTAATGGTTCAGCACTTGTAACCTATCTCTTCTTAAGTGCTATGGTTATGGCACATGTTGTAACAACAAAAAGATAAAACATAAACTCCCATTTTTACTCTTTTTTTTTAGAAAAAAATATTTTACATAAATATAAAAACTGTATTATAAGGAAGTTTTCATATGAAATTAAATATTGATAGTATTAGATGTGTTGGTTGTGGTTTATGTGAAAATGTATGTATTAAAAATCATATAAAAACTAAGCCATCACTTCATGAGGTAGACAATAATGAATGTTTTGAATGTGGACATTGCATGGCAATATGTCCTACAGGTACTATAACATTAAAGATATATGAAAATCAACCAGAACGTGTTGAAAAATATGATGCTACGAATATTCCAATAGAAACTAACGATCTTCTCCAACTATATAAACAACGTAGAAGTATTAGATGGTTTAAAAATAAACTAATAGATGAAAAAACGTTTAATACCTTATTTGAAGCAGCATATTATAGTCCTAGTGCTCAAAACATTCAAGATACAGAATTTGTAGTTATTACTAAAGAATTAGATGAATTTATAGAGTTTATATACCGTATCATAAAAGAAGATGAAGATAAATTTCCTCGTATAAAACAGTTAGGTGAATATCTTCAAGATAAAACATCATATAAACATAATCCACTACTCTGGGAAGGAAAACAATTGATTCTAGGATTTTCAACTGATATAACAAGTACTATTATTGCAATGACAAGACTAGAGTTACTTGCATATTCAATGGGTCTTGGAGGATTTTATTCATTTTTCATACAAAAAGCTGATGTTATTAATCATGATAAATTAATGGAATTTTTCCCATATATTGATTCTAATAAGCATATGCAATGTGCATTCATTATAGGTTATCCTAGAAAGAAATTTAAAAGAACAATACCACATAAGACTATAAAAATAACATATAAATAATTAATTCTTCCAATTATTTTAAAAAAAAATAATAAAATGATTAAATATTATTAAAAAAAAGATTATTTAGATAGAATTTACATATGAACATATATAATTAAAACAGAGAGTTTTGATAATATGAATATTATTACAACTATTGTAGGTAGTTACCCAA is a window encoding:
- a CDS encoding nitroreductase family protein, with amino-acid sequence MKLNIDSIRCVGCGLCENVCIKNHIKTKPSLHEVDNNECFECGHCMAICPTGTITLKIYENQPERVEKYDATNIPIETNDLLQLYKQRRSIRWFKNKLIDEKTFNTLFEAAYYSPSAQNIQDTEFVVITKELDEFIEFIYRIIKEDEDKFPRIKQLGEYLQDKTSYKHNPLLWEGKQLILGFSTDITSTIIAMTRLELLAYSMGLGGFYSFFIQKADVINHDKLMEFFPYIDSNKHMQCAFIIGYPRKKFKRTIPHKTIKITYK